One Plasmodium berghei ANKA genome assembly, chromosome: 13 genomic region harbors:
- a CDS encoding large ribosomal subunit nuclear export factor, putative — MNKKYNDFENRKGNKQNGRKNFNRANLKKRDKNLKQKNPKLKNIYAGKSKNWKGKIKKPYSKDEKTNSNTIYNIDKNNIRQSSNDGRNNDKGNYNEYNKKETYDFEDILKDYSENKIALKKTDEIFILHLCKLYNISEFWFLLKKGMEHIVSKYVIKKKKKNFQYDNINFYIKKLQKRKKNIYKHYIENEDMINHTKEDNEEDDDDEKTKDDLPNEDKFNNTNITSFSQKLLFFNIEDTLFNLDNDQISINKKTWKKKIKNLLKKKIQSSDVPKDDSKDGNDSNDNSEKTKKNNERSISYNNIPIYLRQIYDMENEFSAKIRENIEQVSIKEIAKQKVKMSNIYKLLYDIGLTMIYYNFNTYIEKHAEDEEQLHLEIIHNKNNIFSDRINNMVVLIKKKPLIYIMYAKVLIDSYKKKDNVFLKKSILECLKHIFLFVLHNENLLTFEENDQNVLNYILNIFFNRFNFKDYNVSSFYFFFNSLIYIYAFENFTKKLFIQYNFILKNAVYSMIPSLFFLSANNINEFCLKKKENRYTNLNVLLEAYMTQTKGNPILLKFIQHYIHIDEFRAYIIFYFFEKILSNIAYCVNIIVNALREKKNVEKVADSFKNEIININRCLYVIYKVKCQTMNDITENIVYFSTYMFDLFSLNIYELHEKRTILLTSWSIEKMKYMKHIQDNDQNNSENNNKNDNIKLNGDENSHKHIDNIDTTHRAHKDHDNNSDINKESQMNIKRNGDFSDNNLNMNEYSDPKPNENQTTEEKTENEQTEKAHKDDNDEKKNTVKEEGKKKIKKNAEINIFNKYCLYEYLSKKIVKLLSSILVKNIYFIISNKSAPIKNEVNDIEEKQSQDKKYLNSLNFISILKVIKSVDSYKIKINFLIVMFLLLYCSQQLDDNVYCFFYSILKDINYYECYHTYNFYSLMTVLILTDPNLIRNLSFIKRIFQFSIHSKETWTYIYSLNMIKYLVFKKNILMKFLFNNENKLCDDNINYVKNMHMLKFKKYHKDSDVYKAEDKIFTYNKSVNNPLDSNSVLTHLYEFYNFTSMLNNNFDNLLLEFRNINIFNNFSIIKSKSNKNDKANINSAKIAHNFDNADKENYTSMGDEAYNYNNQTNDEQNEEKRGDGNTNNAAVSTAVTNGDGKEDSYIDDIIINIKNNHNKKNNIIQNYTIEHTNNTTGNKIQTSLNKNKYELQKDNLSYVTHKTSYSTHIVISLMEKLAFNYKTAMDQLNMHSIFSNFLHDCCINENTQNNNGIVNNGKLKLYNNAYQKYYYDILHLYNNSSFKKFKDKYKAKRKKQKDNEHGDEDSTSSIDEEQEEDRFLDEYIAKNFDLDHNLNDYANNEDDDDDDLFLNINKKKSKKNFKDKSATNKKRKLTHVSSNKKKSQKKRYKSEQLSDDNILEFSDFVKSKKNKKIKKN, encoded by the coding sequence atgaATAAAAAGTACAATGATTTCGAAAATAGAAAAGGAAACAAACAAAATGGAAGAAAGAATTTCAATAGGGCTAACTTAAAGAAAAGGGATAAAAATCTCAAGCAAAAAAATCCAAAATTGAAGAACATATATGCAGGTAAAAGCAAAAATTGGAAagggaaaataaaaaagccTTATTCAAAAGATGAGAAAACAAACAgtaatacaatatataacattgaTAAGAATAACATCAGGCAAAGTAGTAACGATGGGCGTAATAATGATAAGGGAAActataatgaatataataaaaaagaaacataTGATTTTGAAGATATATTAAAGGATTATTCTGAAAACAAGATagctttaaaaaaaacagatgaaatttttattttacatttatgtaagctatataatataagtGAATTTTGgtttttgttaaaaaaggGGATGGAGCATATTGTTTcaaaatatgttataaaaaaaaagaaaaaaaatttccaatatgataatataaatttttacattaaaaaattgcaaaaaagaaaaaaaaatatatataagcattacattgaaaatgaagatatGATAAATCATACAAAAGAAGATAACGAAGAAGATGATGACGATGAAAAAACGAAAGACGATTTACCAAATGAAGACAAATTTAACAATACAAACATTACATCATTTAGCCAAAAattgcttttttttaatatagaaGATACATTATTCAATCTTGATAATGATCAAAttagtataaataaaaagacgtggaaaaaaaaaataaaaaatttattaaaaaaaaaaatccaaTCATCTGACGTTCCTAAAGATGATAGCAAAGATGGTAATGATTCTAATGATAACTctgaaaaaacaaaaaaaaacaatgaGCGCTCAATCAGTTACAACAATATACCTATATATCTGAGACAAATTTATGATATGGAAAACGAATTTAGTGCTAAGATCAGAGAAAACATAGAGCAAGTTAGCATCAAAGAAATAGCAAAACAAAAGGTAAAAATGagtaatatatacaaattgtTGTACGACATAGGGCTTACAATGATATACTATAATTTTAACacatatatagaaaaacaTGCAGAGGATGAAGAACAACTACATTTAGAAATAATTCacaacaaaaataatatatttagtgatagaattaataatatggttgtattaataaaaaaaaaaccattaatatacataatgtATGCAAAAGTATTAATTGATtcgtataaaaaaaaagataatgtatttttaaaaaaatcaatatTAGAATGCTTGaagcatatatttttatttgttttgcataatgaaaatttattgacatttgaagaaaatgatcagaatgtattaaattatatattaaatatattttttaacagATTTAATTTTAAGGATTATAATGTATCTTCCTTTTacttcttttttaattctttaatatatatatatgcatttgaaaattttacaaaaaaattatttatacaatataattttattttaaaaaatgctGTATATAGTATGATACCgagtttgttttttttatcagcaaataatataaatgaattttgtttaaaaaaaaaggaaaatagatatacaaatttaaatgtattattagAAGCCTACATGACCCAAACAAAAGGAAATccaattttgttaaaatttatacaaCATTATATACACATTGACGAATTTAGAgcttatattattttttatttttttgaaaaaatattatcaaatataGCATATTgtgttaatattattgtCAATGCtttaagagaaaaaaaaaatgtggaAAAGGTTGCAGATAgctttaaaaatgaaattataaatattaacagATGCTtatatgttatttataaagTCAAATGCCAAACTATGAATGATATAACTgaaaatattgtatatttttcaacATACATGTTTGACTTATTTTCACTAAACATATATGAGTTACATGAAAAGAGGACCATACTCTTGACGTCGTGGAGCAtcgaaaaaatgaaatatatgaaacATATCCAGGATAATGACCAAAATAATAGtgaaaataacaataaaaatgataatataaagcTAAATGGCGATGAAAATAGTCATAAACATATCGATAACATAGATACCACTCATCGTGCTCATAAAGACcatgataataatagtgaCATAAACAAAGAATCtcaaatgaatataaagaGAAATGGTGACTTTTctgataataatttaaatatgaatGAATATTCAGATCCTAAACCGAATGAAAACCAAACAACAGAAGAAAAAACTGAGAATGAACAAACCGAAAAAGCACATAAAGATgataatgatgaaaaaaaaaatacagtAAAAGAAGAGgggaaaaagaaaattaaaaaaaatgctgaaataaatattttcaataaatattgtttgtatgaatatttaagtaaaaaaattgtcaAACTGTTATCAAGTATattagtaaaaaatatatattttataatatctaATAAAAGTGCaccaataaaaaatgaggTAAATGATATCGAAGAAAAACAATCTCaggataaaaaatatttaaacaGCTTAAATTTCATATCCATATTAAAAGTTATAAAAAGTGTAGAttcttataaaattaaaataaacttTTTAATAGTAATGTTTTTGCTACTATATTGTTCTCAGCAATTAGATGATAAtgtttattgttttttttatagtatactaaaagatataaattattatgaatgttatcatacatataatttttatagtttAATGACGgttttaatattaacaGATCCAAATTTAATAAGAAATTTGagttttataaaaagaatatttcAGTTTAGTATCCATTCAAAAGAAACATGGACATATATCTATTCATTAAacatgataaaatatttagtttttaaaaaaaatatattaatgaaattcttatttaataatgaaaataaattatgtgatgataatataaactatgttaaaaatatgcacatgctaaaatttaaaaaatatcacaAGGATAGTGATGTTTATAAAGCTGAAGATAAAATTTTCACTTATAATAAATCAGTAAATAACCCTTTAGATTCTAATTCAGTATTAACACATTTATACgaattttacaattttacATCCATGTTAAATAATAACTTTGACAATCTATTATTGGAatttagaaatattaatatttttaataatttttctatcATTAAAAGTAAATcgaataaaaatgataaagcTAATATTAATAGTGCAAAAATTGCTCACAATTTTGACAATGctgataaagaaaattatacatCGATGGGAGATGAAGCTTATAACTATAACAACCAAACAAATGACgaacaaaatgaagaaaaaagagGGGATggaaatacaaataatgcTGCGGTTTCTACTGCAGTTACTAATGGGGATGGAAAAGAGGATTCATATATAGATgacataattattaatataaaaaataatcacaataaaaaaaataatattatccAAAATTACACAATTGAACATACAAATAATACTACAGGAAACAAAATTCAAACATCcctaaataaaaataaatatgaactTCAAAAAGATAATTTGAGTTATGTAACTCATAAAACTTCATACAGTACCCATATAGTAATAAGCTTGATGGAAAAGCTAgcttttaattataaaactGCAATGGATCAATTAAACATGCATTCTATCTTTTCCAACTTTTTGCATGATTGTTgtattaatgaaaatactcaaaataataatggaattgtaaataatggaaaactaaaattatataataacgcttatcaaaaatattattatgacatattacatttatataataatagcagttttaaaaaatttaaagataaatataaagctaaaagaaaaaaacaaaaagatAATGAACACGGAGATGAAGATTCAACTTCCTCAATCGATGAAGAACAAGAAGAAGATCGATTTTTAGATGAATATATAGCCAAAAATTTTGACTTAGatcataatttaaatgattaTGCTAACAATGAGGATGACGATGACGATgacttatttttaaatattaataagaaaaaatccaagaaaaattttaaagataAATCAgctacaaataaaaaaagaaaattaacACACGTTTCgtctaataaaaaaaaatcacaaaaaaaaagatacaAATCTGAGCAACTATCTGATGACAACATATTAGAATTTTCAGATTTCGTCAAAtcaaagaaaaataaaaaaattaaaaaaaattaa